Genomic window (Thermococcus sp. EP1):
ACGCTCGAGCATCTCTATGTGAAGCCAGTCCTCTGGAAGGGGAGGCTCGTTTCGGAGGGGGATTTTAGAAAGAACATCTTTCTTAAAGTTTTCTTCATTGATGAACATTGAAAACACCAGTATTCATTAAAAACCTCCTCCTTAAGGCTTTTTCGGAGAAAAAGATTTATAAGATGGTGTTGAATTATTAGCAGCTTAAAAATCTTTAAGATCGAAGAGTCTGGAAGCTCGGTTTCAAAGAACCCATATTTGGCGTTCAGATAATATGCGAAATCCACCACAGAGGACAAATGTCTGTACTTGAATATATTCTTTCTCTTTCCGAAAAATGGAATTCTCTCAAGGATTCCCATGTTAACAAGTGTCTCAAGCTGACCTCTTCCTTGGTCTGAAGGACGAGGCTTCCAGGTAGTAATGATAAAAAGGAATAAAAAGCTCACTCAATATAAACAGCAGGCTTCATAGGCATCGCTTGTCTCTTCTTTCCTCCTTTGTCCTCCTCTGGGTTGATGATAATCTCCAAGCCTATCTCACTCTCGATGAACTCTTTGGCCTGCGTTAGGGCCTTCTCCTCATCAATGCGCTTAAAGTCAAAGGCCCTGTCCTTAATTAACCTCTGGATTAGCTTTGAGACATCCTTACCACGCTTGCGCATCTCTGGGTCTTTCATAACTTCACCCATCGAGGCTTTGAAGTCTCTCTTCTCCGCAACTACTTGAGCAACTTTCCACTTCCACTCCTCTGCAGTGTAGATGTAGGCCCTCTTTGCATCTTCAAGCTTTGCCACCTTTATGATTTCCTTAATGTCGTCAATTAGGTTCTTAATGTAGTCTTCTTCAAGTTCTATCGTTTCATTCCACCATTCTTCAACTGGCTCGGGCCATTTGGCCAAGCTTATGAAGCCCTCTCCTCTAAGTCTCTCCCATAACTCTTCACATATATGCGGTGTAAACGGTGCCATTAGTCTAACCCATACATCAGCCAGCTTTCTTAGTGTTGAGCGCTTTGCTTCATCGTCCCTTCCTTCGGTCCTCCTCATGTACCATCTTAGGTCATTCAAGATATTGTAGAAAGCCCATTGGACTGCTGTTCTTGTCCTAAACTCTTCCAATGCCTTGGTTGCGCCTTCAATGGCCTTGTTTAACCTGTGAAGTAGCCACTTGTCAATGTCCATTAGCTCGGCATCACTCTCTTCATATCCTGCAAATTCACTTATCAGGTCGTAAAATCTCTCTATTTGCTTTCTCAGCTTTCCAACCTCTGCTCTCTTCCAGTCAAAGTCACTATCGTGTTCTGCAAGACTCATGATGTAAAGTCTAACTACATCGGCCCCATTCTCTTCTATTGCATCGATGAAATTGAGCACGTTACCTTTACTCTTGCTCATCTTGGTTCCTTCGAGGGTTCCAAAGCCGTTTACCGCTATACCTCTTGGCCAGTGCTCCTTCCTAAAGATGGCCACATGGTTGAATATGAAGAACGTTAGGTGGTTTGGAATTAAGTCCTTAGCAGAGCATCTCCAGTCGAGTGGATACCAGTACTCGAACTCTTCTTTCATTTCCCTCAGGACTTCCTTTGGAATGCCTGTTTTCTCGCTCAGTTCTTCTTCCCTAGTTTCACTCTTTTCTTCAAGGAATAGATAGTCAAAAACCTCTGGGACTAGCTGCTCTCCTTTAATCCCGTACTTGTTTATGGCTCTTGATATTGTGTAGTATGCCATGTAAATCGTTGAATCGCTAAGGCTCTCAATCACCCACTCTGGATCCCATGGAAGAGGAGTACCTAAGCCAACTTTCCTCGCACAGGCTTTCTTGTCAAGCCACTCTAAAATAGCCTCAAATTGTGTTCTCCTTGATTCTGGGAAGATTTTCATGTTTGCCAAAGCCTCTCTTGCTTTTTCTTTCCACTCTGGGTTGCCATAGTCAATGAACCACTGATCATGGATTATTTTCACCACTGCTCTGTTTCCAAATCTTGAGATAACGTTCTTATCAGAAAACTCGTACATTCTGTCAGCAGTTCCTTTTTCAGCCATGTCCTTAGCTACTAAGTCCTTCACTTCACTAACTGGCTTTCCTTTATAGGGTTCTATTTTAAAGATACCTCTGTGGTATTCGGCCTTGTAAATATTCTTTGTTGCTTGTTCGAGTTTCTCTACATCGTTTTGACCTTCAACACCTAGTTTTTGGGCCTCTTCAACTGCAGGAAATTCTCCATAACCCTCTAGCTCTATCAGAGAGATATAAGTTATATTTTCAACTATTCTCGGATCTATATCATATTTCATCAACAGCTCAGTGTTTTTCTTTATGTCCTCCAAAGCCGCGTGGTCAAAAGGAGCGTGTGCTGGAACACTCATGACAACCCCAGTGGCATTATCTGGATCTACAAAGTCTGCCGGTAGGATAATTATCTCATCCTCAGTAACAGGATTTTTAACCCATTTTCCAATTAGTTTCTCACCTTTGAATTCCTCTAAGATCTCGATCTCTTTATCTTGGAAGCTCAACTTGTAAGCGGCTTCTTTGCTTATTATCCAAACTTCCTCCATGTCTTTGTTCTTGATTTTTGCTTTCACATATGTTGCTTCTGGATTCAACCACATGTTTGTTACTCCATATACCGTTTCAGGTCTTAATGTGGCTGCTGGTAAGTAAGCAACCTCGCCGTTTTCTTCAAGGATGAACTTTATCAGAACATAGTCCAATATTTGAACATCTTCCCCCTCAATTAAGTCATGATCTCCCAAAGGAGTTCCAACTATTGGATCCCACCTAACGTAGTGGGTCCCCTTAACCACCAAACCTTTCTCCTTTAATCTCAAGAACTGCCATTCTATGAACTTGCTGAAGGGCGG
Coding sequences:
- the leuS gene encoding leucine--tRNA ligase, whose product is MVDFKAIEEKWQSKWLEKKAFEPQIDEKKPKFYITVAFPYLSGHLHVGHARTYTIPDVIARFKRMQGYNVLFPMAWHITGSPIVGIAERIKHRDPKTIYVYKDVYKVPEEILWTFEDPVNIVKYFMKAARETFIRAGFSVDWSREFHTTSLFPPFSKFIEWQFLRLKEKGLVVKGTHYVRWDPIVGTPLGDHDLIEGEDVQILDYVLIKFILEENGEVAYLPAATLRPETVYGVTNMWLNPEATYVKAKIKNKDMEEVWIISKEAAYKLSFQDKEIEILEEFKGEKLIGKWVKNPVTEDEIIILPADFVDPDNATGVVMSVPAHAPFDHAALEDIKKNTELLMKYDIDPRIVENITYISLIELEGYGEFPAVEEAQKLGVEGQNDVEKLEQATKNIYKAEYHRGIFKIEPYKGKPVSEVKDLVAKDMAEKGTADRMYEFSDKNVISRFGNRAVVKIIHDQWFIDYGNPEWKEKAREALANMKIFPESRRTQFEAILEWLDKKACARKVGLGTPLPWDPEWVIESLSDSTIYMAYYTISRAINKYGIKGEQLVPEVFDYLFLEEKSETREEELSEKTGIPKEVLREMKEEFEYWYPLDWRCSAKDLIPNHLTFFIFNHVAIFRKEHWPRGIAVNGFGTLEGTKMSKSKGNVLNFIDAIEENGADVVRLYIMSLAEHDSDFDWKRAEVGKLRKQIERFYDLISEFAGYEESDAELMDIDKWLLHRLNKAIEGATKALEEFRTRTAVQWAFYNILNDLRWYMRRTEGRDDEAKRSTLRKLADVWVRLMAPFTPHICEELWERLRGEGFISLAKWPEPVEEWWNETIELEEDYIKNLIDDIKEIIKVAKLEDAKRAYIYTAEEWKWKVAQVVAEKRDFKASMGEVMKDPEMRKRGKDVSKLIQRLIKDRAFDFKRIDEEKALTQAKEFIESEIGLEIIINPEEDKGGKKRQAMPMKPAVYIE